The genomic stretch GCCTATCGCCCATCAGATAGCGGGTCTTGCCCAGCCGGTCTTCGAGCCAGTCGAGGCTGTCGAACAGCGGATAGACCGCGTCTTCATAGGCTTGCTGCGTGGTGGCAAAGCCGGATTTGTACACGCCGTTATTGACCGTGTCATAGATCCGGTCGTTCACGGGGGCGATGGCGTCGCGCAATTGCTCGGGCCAGTAATCATCAGTATTGCCGGTGATCCCGTCAAAGGCTGAATTGAACATGCGGATGATTTCCGACGATTCGTTGGACACGATGGTTTCGCGCTTTTTGTCCCATAGGATCGGCACGGTGACGCGGCCGGTCATATCGGGCAGGGCGCGCAAATAGATCTCGCGGGCGTAATCATAGCCGAACAAAGTATCGCCGGTCGCGCCCTTGTCGTCCTTTTGAAAGGTCCAGCCATCGCCCAGCATATCAGGATGCACGGCAGAGATGCTGATGTGATCCTCCAGCCCTTTGAGGCTGCGAAAGATCAAGGTCCGGTGCGCCCAGGGACAGGCATAAGACACATAAAGATGATACCGCCCTGTTTCTGCGGCAAAGCCACCCTCGCCCGAGGGTCCGGCAGATCCATCCGCCGTGATCCAGTTGCGAAATGACGCGACACTGCGTTCGAATTTGCCGCCGGATGTCTTGGTATCGTACCAGACGTCATTCCAGACGCCGTCAACCAATTGGCCCATGATGATGCTCCTTTGTTGGCCCCGACCTAACCGCTTGGCGGCAATGAACCAAGCCGAATGATGGCGCAGCGATGGTGCGTCTGCGCACAGTGAGGCGCATTGCCGGGCAGGTCGTCTCACGCCCGCTTTGCGTCGCTTAACCGTTTGCCCCCTCTGCATGGGACGTCTATACCGCCCCCAGACGACGCCCTTACAGGGCCAGAGCGGTTGGAGACAGCGCGGTCGACCCAAACGGGGACCAGCCTGTCGCATCGTCGCACCCGTGGCTTGCGGGTCTCTGGTCGTATTGGGCACAGAAAACGCGGTCAACCGCAAGCGGCAAGGGAAAACGGCATGAAAACAGGCGTGATGATTTGTGGCCATGGCTCGCGCAGCCAATCGGCCGTTGATGAATTCGCCGTGCTGGCGGAAAAGCTGCCGGCCTATCTGCCAGACGATTGGATCACCGATTACGGCTATCTGGAATTCGCCAATCCGGTGATCCGCGACGGGCTGGACCGGCTGCGCGCAGCCGGTTGTGACCGGATTCTGGCGGTGCCGGGGATGCTGTTCGCCGCGATGCATGCCAAGAACGATATCCCCACCGTGCTGAACACCTATGCCGCCAAGCATGGCATCAGCGTGAATTATGGCCGCGAATTGGGCATCGACCCCAAGATGATCGCCGCCGCCGCTGGCCGCGTGCAAGAAGCCGTGGACCGCGCCAATGTCAAACACGGGCCAGTCGCGCTGACCGATACCTGCCTTGTCGTCATCGGGCGCGGGGCCTCTGACCCTGACGCCAATGGCAATGTCGCGAAAATCGCGCGGATGCTGCAGGAAGGCATGGGCTTTGGCTGGTGCGAAATCGGCTATTCCGGTGTCACCTTTCCCCTGGTTGAACCCTGCCTGCAACATGCCGCAATGCTGCCTTACAAGCGGATCATCGTCTTCCCCTATTTCTTGTTCTCGGGCATCCTGATCGACCGGATCTACGGGTTCACCGATCAGGTCGCCGCCGAACATCCGGGCATCCAGTTCGTCAAAGCCGGCTATCTGGGCGATCATCCCAAGGTGCTGGAAACCTTTGCCGAACGGATCCTGGAACAAGACAGCGCCACCCCGCCGCCCAATTGCGGCATCTGCGGGTATCGCGCGCAGGTCTTGGCGCTCGAGGATGGCCACAGCCACAAGATCAGCGCCGCCGACCGCAGCCATCCGGCCTTTGGCGCGGTGCCGCCCGCAACTTGCGTTTTGTGCAAATACCGCACGCAGGTGCTGGGCTTTGAATCCGAGGTCGGCGCCGTGCAGGAAAGCCACCACCACCATGTCGAAGGCCAAGGCGCCAGCGCGCCGGGGTCGAACGTGGCCGATTGCGCGCTGTGCGATACGTTCTGCACCGGCATGTGCCGCCTGATCGCGCAGGACCATCACCACGATCACCACCACCATGACCATGACCACCACCACGCGCCTTACCCCCATGCCAAACACCCGCATGGACCCGAAAGCGCGCGCAAGACGCTAAAGCGTTGAGCGGGAAAGGTATCGCCTTGCGCCCCTATGAAACCGACCCCAAGGCGATCTATGCGCAAAGCTTTGCCACCGTGCGGACCGAGGCGCGGCTGGACCGTTTCGCGCCTGCGCTGCATCCGCTGATGACGCGGCTGATCCATGCCTGCGGGATGGTGGAAATCGTCGACAGGCTCGCCTATTCCGCGCAGGTCGCCGAGGCAGGGCAAGCCGCCCTGCGTGCGGGCGCGCCTGTGCTGTGTGATTGCGAAATGGTCGGCGCGGGGATCATCCGGCGCTATCTGCCTTCAGGGAACG from Yoonia vestfoldensis encodes the following:
- a CDS encoding glutathione S-transferase family protein: MGQLVDGVWNDVWYDTKTSGGKFERSVASFRNWITADGSAGPSGEGGFAAETGRYHLYVSYACPWAHRTLIFRSLKGLEDHISISAVHPDMLGDGWTFQKDDKGATGDTLFGYDYAREIYLRALPDMTGRVTVPILWDKKRETIVSNESSEIIRMFNSAFDGITGNTDDYWPEQLRDAIAPVNDRIYDTVNNGVYKSGFATTQQAYEDAVYPLFDSLDWLEDRLGKTRYLMGDRLTEADWRLWTTLLRFDPVYHLHFKCNRKRIADYPNLSGYLRDLYQVPGVAATVNMDHIVRHYHYSHDTINPNRIIPINPVIDLSAPHGRS
- a CDS encoding sirohydrochlorin chelatase; amino-acid sequence: MKTGVMICGHGSRSQSAVDEFAVLAEKLPAYLPDDWITDYGYLEFANPVIRDGLDRLRAAGCDRILAVPGMLFAAMHAKNDIPTVLNTYAAKHGISVNYGRELGIDPKMIAAAAGRVQEAVDRANVKHGPVALTDTCLVVIGRGASDPDANGNVAKIARMLQEGMGFGWCEIGYSGVTFPLVEPCLQHAAMLPYKRIIVFPYFLFSGILIDRIYGFTDQVAAEHPGIQFVKAGYLGDHPKVLETFAERILEQDSATPPPNCGICGYRAQVLALEDGHSHKISAADRSHPAFGAVPPATCVLCKYRTQVLGFESEVGAVQESHHHHVEGQGASAPGSNVADCALCDTFCTGMCRLIAQDHHHDHHHHDHDHHHAPYPHAKHPHGPESARKTLKR